The following coding sequences lie in one Klebsiella huaxiensis genomic window:
- a CDS encoding YnfU family zinc-binding protein, with amino-acid sequence MVVSPSIRKYHMSERKDAKTRRNYLVKCSCPNCSQDSEHSFSRVQKGAQLICPYCHKLFQSSSRTAA; translated from the coding sequence ATGGTCGTAAGCCCTTCAATCAGGAAATATCATATGTCAGAACGCAAAGATGCTAAAACTCGCCGTAATTATCTCGTAAAATGCTCCTGTCCTAATTGCTCCCAGGATTCAGAGCACAGTTTTAGCCGAGTACAAAAAGGTGCTCAGCTCATTTGCCCCTATTGCCATAAGCTCTTCCAGTCTTCATCCAGAACCGCCGCATAA
- the ptsP gene encoding phosphoenolpyruvate--protein phosphotransferase, protein MAVVLTYICELSEGIHARPAGYIARLCHLFQATIDWENTRTGLQANAKSALSLIATDTLLNDECRISLSGNDEQNAAAQLHALLCDLPTFSLAPEPVTSLGYLPRCLRELNPQVIQGTRINKGAAIAKPRVVQSLTFADIIARNPGHIDRLEDEMARLIAGLDTLRAEKETALGQTHSVERELIEAHLSLITDMTFRDKAIGYLNNNINAWSAIAQAALDFCHMLERSSSHYIQERTLDILDIATQLICTLYGEQALAHSPLTLKEPAIVFANHLTPSQFLALDRNRIVGLVLSSTGKTSHTAILARALSIPTLTDIDMSSLTLEPERQIIIDGEPGILITHPDEKMLRYYRQEIAVQQAMQQLLRANASTPAQTGDGQRIEIAANIASLAEAQAAFDNGAQSIGLFRTEITFMGRDTPPTSKELADLYTQVVILAAGKTVIFRTFDIGGDKPVEYLSSDKEKNPFLGFRAVRTYPHYRDLFVAQLKAILIASAAGQAKIMLPMITRVEELIWCREVLESVKQEMRGEGLAFDEAIALGIMLEVPSVLFAMAEMAEHADFFSVGSNDLTQYFFAADRGNTQVKSLYDSYAPPFLRALQFAVSEAHRAGKPIGLCGELAADAPILPLLIGIGFDELSMNCAAIPGIKNALRKLNVADCQTLTQTLLASQRADQVKAILQSSGGGVAKKPLLSPEMILWNIDAADKNEAIKMMVDNLWLRERTDERDRLCDDIWAREVPFPTVVGSGFAIPHAQTDYIHDSAISIATLKQPIAWGDVMVDTLFMLTISNSAQDNEHMKYFSTLARMLMNDEFVSLVKEMKNPKALYNLISRTLAF, encoded by the coding sequence ATGGCGGTGGTCCTAACTTATATATGCGAGCTAAGTGAAGGTATACACGCCAGGCCTGCTGGATACATCGCGCGATTATGTCATTTATTCCAGGCCACTATCGACTGGGAGAACACCCGCACCGGCCTGCAGGCCAACGCGAAAAGCGCCCTTTCGCTGATAGCTACCGACACGCTGTTAAATGACGAATGTCGTATCTCACTGAGCGGCAATGATGAACAGAACGCCGCCGCACAGCTTCACGCTCTGCTTTGCGACCTGCCGACATTTAGCCTTGCACCTGAACCAGTGACCAGCCTGGGCTATCTGCCCCGCTGCCTGCGGGAGCTGAACCCGCAGGTTATTCAGGGAACCCGCATAAATAAAGGCGCGGCGATCGCCAAACCACGGGTAGTGCAAAGCCTCACTTTCGCCGACATCATCGCGCGAAATCCGGGCCACATTGATCGCCTTGAAGATGAAATGGCCCGACTTATCGCTGGTTTAGACACTTTGCGCGCAGAAAAAGAGACGGCCCTTGGACAAACCCACAGCGTTGAACGCGAGCTTATCGAAGCCCATCTCTCGCTAATTACCGACATGACCTTTCGGGATAAGGCGATCGGTTATCTTAATAACAATATCAATGCCTGGTCCGCCATCGCCCAGGCCGCTCTCGATTTTTGCCACATGCTTGAGCGCTCATCCAGCCATTATATTCAGGAGCGAACGCTGGATATCCTCGACATCGCCACGCAGCTTATTTGCACGCTGTATGGCGAACAGGCGCTGGCACACTCGCCGCTTACGCTCAAAGAACCGGCGATTGTGTTCGCCAACCACCTGACACCCAGCCAGTTTCTGGCTCTCGACAGAAACCGGATCGTCGGTCTGGTGCTATCGTCCACGGGAAAAACATCGCACACGGCGATCCTGGCGCGAGCATTGAGTATTCCAACCCTGACTGATATCGATATGTCGTCGCTCACGCTTGAGCCTGAGCGGCAGATAATTATTGATGGCGAGCCCGGAATTCTGATTACCCATCCGGATGAGAAGATGCTGCGCTATTACCGTCAGGAAATTGCCGTACAGCAGGCCATGCAGCAGTTGTTACGAGCAAACGCTTCAACGCCGGCACAGACCGGCGACGGGCAGCGCATTGAGATCGCTGCGAACATTGCCAGCCTCGCCGAAGCACAGGCCGCCTTTGATAATGGCGCACAAAGCATCGGGCTGTTTCGCACTGAGATAACCTTTATGGGCCGCGATACGCCCCCCACCAGCAAGGAGTTGGCCGACCTTTACACACAGGTGGTGATTCTGGCTGCGGGTAAAACGGTTATCTTTCGCACCTTTGACATCGGCGGTGATAAGCCCGTCGAATACCTTAGCAGCGACAAAGAAAAGAACCCGTTTCTCGGCTTCCGGGCAGTGCGTACCTATCCGCACTATCGCGACCTTTTCGTTGCCCAGTTGAAGGCGATTCTTATCGCATCGGCGGCAGGTCAGGCCAAAATCATGTTGCCGATGATTACGCGAGTTGAAGAACTTATCTGGTGCCGGGAGGTACTGGAGTCGGTCAAACAGGAGATGCGCGGTGAAGGGCTGGCATTCGATGAAGCGATCGCGCTCGGTATCATGCTGGAAGTTCCCTCGGTGCTGTTCGCAATGGCGGAAATGGCTGAACACGCCGATTTTTTCAGCGTTGGCAGTAACGACCTGACGCAGTACTTTTTCGCCGCCGACCGAGGAAATACTCAGGTAAAGAGCCTCTACGACAGCTACGCGCCGCCGTTTTTACGCGCCCTGCAGTTTGCGGTCAGCGAGGCACACCGCGCCGGAAAGCCTATCGGGCTATGCGGCGAACTAGCCGCCGACGCCCCCATTCTCCCCCTGCTCATCGGCATCGGTTTTGATGAATTGAGTATGAACTGCGCCGCAATCCCAGGGATTAAAAATGCGCTCAGAAAGCTTAACGTTGCCGATTGCCAGACGCTCACGCAAACCCTGCTCGCGAGCCAACGCGCAGACCAGGTCAAAGCCATACTGCAAAGCTCGGGCGGCGGAGTGGCGAAAAAACCGCTTCTGTCACCGGAGATGATCCTGTGGAATATTGACGCCGCCGATAAAAACGAAGCGATCAAAATGATGGTCGATAACCTGTGGCTGCGTGAGCGTACCGATGAACGGGACAGACTATGTGACGACATCTGGGCCCGGGAAGTGCCTTTTCCTACCGTTGTCGGCTCGGGGTTTGCCATCCCCCACGCCCAAACGGACTACATCCACGACTCTGCTATTAGCATCGCAACGCTTAAGCAACCGATAGCCTGGGGCGACGTGATGGTAGATACCCTGTTTATGCTGACGAT
- the cspF gene encoding cold shock-like protein CspF: MFQKMTGIVKTFDSKTGKGLIIPSDGRKDVQVHISALSPGESTTIRPGIRVEFRRVNGLCGPTAANVYLS; the protein is encoded by the coding sequence TTGTTCCAAAAAATGACAGGTATTGTCAAAACATTTGATAGTAAAACAGGCAAAGGTCTGATAATCCCCTCCGATGGTCGTAAAGACGTTCAGGTTCATATTTCCGCATTATCCCCCGGTGAGTCAACCACAATCCGTCCCGGTATTCGCGTAGAGTTTCGTCGAGTAAACGGACTGTGTGGTCCGACCGCCGCGAATGTTTATCTTTCCTGA